One Gemmatimonadaceae bacterium genomic region harbors:
- a CDS encoding phage holin family protein yields the protein MTILLRLLINAAALWCAARFIDGISYSGSWPGLVGVALVFGVVNTFIRPVLRFFSFPITVLTLGLFTLVINALMLMLTAWIAARLDIAFTVRGFVPALLGAVCVSVLSMILGALLISDNERQRDE from the coding sequence ATGACGATACTACTTCGCTTGCTGATCAACGCCGCAGCCCTCTGGTGCGCGGCGCGCTTCATCGATGGCATCAGCTATTCGGGCAGTTGGCCGGGACTCGTCGGCGTGGCGCTGGTGTTCGGCGTCGTGAACACGTTCATCCGGCCCGTGCTGCGCTTCTTCTCGTTTCCCATCACGGTCCTCACGCTCGGGCTGTTTACGCTGGTCATCAACGCACTCATGCTGATGCTCACCGCGTGGATCGCCGCGCGACTGGACATCGCCTTCACCGTCCGTGGATTTGTGCCGGCTCTGCTGGGCGCCGTGTGCGTCAGCGTGCTCAGCATGATCCTCGGGGCGCTGCTCATCTCCGACAACGAGAGACAGCGCGACGAGTGA